The genome window TTCCATCTTCACCTTATCACCTGGCAGGATCTTTATAAAATACATCCTCATCTTGCCAGAAACATGGGCAAGCACCTTGTGCCCATTCTCTAACTCAACGCGAAACATGGCGTTGGGCAATGCCTCGAGAACTGTACCTTCTACTTCAATAGCTTCTTCTTTTGCCATTTTTTAAACTCCTGTCAACACCATTGGGCCGCTGTCTGTCACGGCCACTGTGTGTTCAAAATGAGCTGATAATTTCTTGTCTCTGGTAACTGCTGTCCATTTATCTGCGAGGATCTCTATCTCGCACTTTCCTTCATTGACCATTGGCTCAATTGCCAGGACCATGCCTTTCTTCAGCCTCGGTCCTGTATCT of Candidatus Gorgyraea atricola contains these proteins:
- the infA gene encoding translation initiation factor IF-1, with the protein product MAKEEAIEVEGTVLEALPNAMFRVELENGHKVLAHVSGKMRMYFIKILPGDKVKMELSPYDLTRGRITYRSK